Proteins encoded in a region of the Zea mays cultivar B73 chromosome 4, Zm-B73-REFERENCE-NAM-5.0, whole genome shotgun sequence genome:
- the LOC100285226 gene encoding 14-3-3-like protein GF14-C, which produces MSREENVYMAKLAEQAERYEEMVEYMEKVAKTVDVEELTVEERNLLSVAYKNVIGARRASWRIVSSIEQKEESRKNEEHVNLIKEYRGKIEAELSNICDGILKLLDSHLVPSSTAAESKVFYLKMKGDYHRYLAEFKTGAERKESAESTMVAYKAAQDIALAELAPTHPIRLGLALNFSVFYYEILNSPDKACNLAKQAFDEAISELDSLGEESYKDSTLIMQLLRDNLTLWTSDLTEDGADEGKDAPKGDAGEGQ; this is translated from the exons ATGTCGAGGGAGGAGAATGTTTACATGGCCAAGTTGGCTGAGCAGGCTGAAAGGTATGAGGAGATGGTTGAGTATATGGAGAAGGTGGCTAAGACTGTAGATGTGGAAGAGCTCACTGTTGAGGAGCGTAACCTTCTGTCTGTTGCATACAAGAATGTGATTGGGGCTCGCCGCGCTTCATGGCGCATTGTTTCTTCCATTGAACAAAAGGAGGAGTCCCGTAAGAACGAAGAGCATGTGAACCTTATCAAGGAATATCGTGGCAAGATCGAGGCTGAACTGAGCAATATCTGTGATGGAATCTTGAAGCTGCTTGACTCCCACCTAGTGCCTTCTTCTACTGCTGCTGAATCAAAGGTCTTctacctcaagatgaagggtgACTATCACAG GTATCTTGCGGAATTTAAGACTGGTGCTGAGAGGAAGGAATCTGCTGAGAGCACAATGGTGGCCTATAAGGCTGCTCAG GACATTGCTCTGGCTGAGCTGGCACCTACCCATCCGATAAGGCTGGGACTTGCTCTTAATTTTTCAGTGTTCTATTATGAGATTCTGAACTCCCCAGACAAAGCTTGCAACCTGGCAAAGCAG GCGTTTGATGAAGCTATCTCTGAGTTAGACAGCCTTGGTGAGGAGTCATACAAGGATAGCACTCTGATCATGCAACTCCTGAGGGATAACTTGACCCTTTGGACATCCGACCTCACG GAGGATGGTGCTGATGAGGGCAAAGATGCCCCGAAAGGTGATGCAGGCGAGGGACAGTAA